Proteins found in one Pelobacter seleniigenes DSM 18267 genomic segment:
- a CDS encoding OprD family outer membrane porin: protein MKRIVMCLLAFFLCLAGSAGAITLQEALKSGKVGGEIKYMYVDGSDTSVDAAKGIDDKTSQAAAIHLNYVSGDFYGFMAGISFERSHDLTSDSDTPEPRLAFSESMMSQFYLQYNYQKSLIKVGRQYINTPLIKNNKGWAMYDSFDAAVLTLNAFPDTVISAIYIKDWNTTWGNVPDVHYEDPVYSLYIQNKSVKGLKLTGQYMTTSQKGNNGDIPSKTMDGYDTYFAQGDYKLPTAFPLTLSLQGGGASFDKSSEDDTRFYGVKLATKVFNIQLETAFTSVDDDNDFPGTLGQVANAAMFNHMLINTSLFAGLDSLSFKAGYDFADLGVKGLRTSLMYTTFSQSDAGMSHSARNMDDSYEVDLDVRYAFSGYLKGLGLRVWAGYASYDLGVPADVNDNDGNDDDVTYVRCFVDYKF from the coding sequence ATGAAACGGATTGTTATGTGTTTATTGGCGTTTTTTTTGTGCCTGGCCGGAAGTGCGGGTGCCATAACGCTGCAGGAGGCCTTGAAGAGCGGGAAAGTCGGTGGCGAAATCAAATACATGTATGTCGATGGTTCGGACACCAGTGTTGATGCGGCAAAAGGCATTGACGACAAAACATCCCAGGCGGCAGCTATTCATCTGAATTATGTATCCGGCGATTTCTATGGATTCATGGCCGGGATCTCCTTTGAGCGCAGTCACGATTTGACCAGTGACAGCGATACCCCTGAACCGCGCCTGGCCTTCAGTGAATCCATGATGAGTCAGTTTTACCTGCAATACAATTATCAAAAGTCTCTTATCAAGGTTGGCCGTCAGTATATCAATACGCCTTTGATCAAAAACAATAAAGGTTGGGCAATGTACGATTCTTTTGATGCGGCCGTGCTGACGCTCAACGCGTTCCCCGATACTGTGATCAGTGCAATCTATATCAAAGACTGGAACACCACCTGGGGGAACGTCCCTGATGTCCACTATGAAGATCCGGTCTATTCACTCTATATCCAGAATAAAAGCGTCAAAGGCTTGAAATTGACGGGGCAGTACATGACAACATCGCAAAAAGGGAATAACGGCGATATCCCTTCCAAAACCATGGACGGATATGACACGTATTTCGCCCAGGGCGATTATAAACTGCCGACCGCCTTTCCCCTGACGCTGAGTCTGCAGGGCGGCGGTGCCAGTTTCGATAAATCATCCGAGGACGACACCCGGTTTTACGGAGTTAAATTGGCCACCAAGGTGTTTAATATCCAGCTTGAAACGGCTTTTACCTCGGTTGATGATGATAATGATTTCCCCGGCACCCTGGGGCAAGTGGCTAACGCTGCCATGTTCAATCATATGCTGATCAACACTTCGTTATTTGCCGGGCTCGATAGCTTATCCTTTAAGGCTGGGTACGATTTTGCGGATTTGGGGGTGAAAGGATTGCGGACCAGTCTGATGTATACCACCTTCAGCCAGAGCGACGCCGGGATGAGTCATAGTGCCCGGAATATGGATGACTCTTATGAAGTTGATCTGGATGTAAGATATGCCTTCTCAGGATACTTGAAAGGCCTGGGTCTGCGGGTGTGGGCGGGGTACGCCAGTTATGATCTGGGCGTCCCTGCCGACGTCAACGACAACGATGGTAATGACGACGATGTGACCTATGTCCGCTGTTTTGTAGACTATAAATTTTAG
- the exbB gene encoding TonB-system energizer ExbB, with product MEWLTGAVDYGVIGLLGILSVLAVAVFIERWMFYRRIQLTEFTDLKALELELTGKLSVVASIASNAPYLGLLGTVLSIMLTFYRIGQNASMDPTRIMTGLALALKATAVGLVVALVAVVLYNSLLRKVKVLMLKWEINHG from the coding sequence ATGGAATGGCTAACGGGGGCGGTTGATTACGGCGTCATCGGTCTGCTGGGGATATTAAGCGTGCTTGCCGTCGCTGTCTTCATAGAGCGCTGGATGTTTTACCGCCGCATTCAGCTGACCGAGTTCACTGATTTGAAAGCCCTGGAGCTGGAACTGACTGGAAAACTATCGGTAGTTGCTTCGATTGCCAGCAATGCGCCCTATCTGGGATTGCTGGGGACAGTTCTGAGTATCATGCTGACCTTTTACCGGATCGGCCAGAATGCCTCCATGGATCCGACCCGGATCATGACCGGGCTAGCGTTGGCGCTTAAGGCGACGGCAGTCGGCCTGGTCGTGGCCCTGGTGGCGGTGGTGCTGTATAACAGCCTGCTACGCAAGGTCAAAGTGCTGATGCTCAAATGGGAGATCAACCATGGATGA
- a CDS encoding ExbD/TolR family protein, whose amino-acid sequence MDEKPFETMNVIPFVDIMLVLLTIVLTTSSFIASGRLTVNLPQATQSASEHQEDHRIELGLGGVIVFDNKPVTLAELAVELERLQPEAVFMIRADREIPLQLFVDVADLLTQFNFTKVTIQTEGRS is encoded by the coding sequence ATGGATGAAAAGCCCTTTGAAACCATGAACGTCATCCCGTTTGTGGACATCATGCTGGTGCTGCTGACCATTGTGCTGACCACATCGAGCTTTATCGCGTCCGGAAGGTTGACCGTCAACCTCCCGCAGGCAACGCAGAGCGCGAGCGAACACCAGGAGGACCATCGTATCGAACTGGGGCTTGGCGGCGTGATTGTCTTTGATAACAAGCCGGTCACCCTGGCCGAACTTGCTGTTGAACTGGAGCGGTTGCAGCCGGAAGCCGTGTTCATGATCCGCGCCGACCGGGAGATTCCCTTGCAGCTGTTTGTTGATGTGGCGGACCTGTTGACCCAGTTCAACTTTACCAAAGTCACGATTCAGACCGAGGGCCGTTCGTAG
- a CDS encoding substrate-binding domain-containing protein, whose amino-acid sequence MKKCFSTLLIALTVLLVTAGSTMAAVQIGVAAGFNDTLTALIAAFSNETGTDTEDWSVTYASMSVLNTNVVNALNGGQDTPYDLFLSANTAIPLNLYNNYAEVHSPFNYAQGTLVMWSHRNTYNVSSGMIPSTYFVDGNKVDICTSGGSYGQAAAYVLENTNILDGTPPSTVDPDDPALVTRQTQMYEVVANVTNLSNVYDIGIVGNAQVCNGSGSYRDTGDYQYDSYYTFDASAHPTISLLQAGVRIDRDLDDENDIALSDFIDFIQSSSGRAIISNYCYALPPQEE is encoded by the coding sequence ATGAAAAAGTGTTTTTCAACATTGCTGATCGCATTAACTGTCTTGCTGGTAACGGCTGGTTCAACCATGGCCGCAGTACAGATCGGAGTAGCTGCTGGGTTCAACGATACTCTGACTGCTCTTATTGCAGCTTTTTCCAATGAAACAGGAACGGATACTGAAGACTGGTCGGTAACCTATGCATCCATGAGTGTTCTCAATACTAACGTTGTCAATGCACTGAATGGCGGTCAGGACACTCCTTACGACTTGTTTCTATCAGCTAATACCGCAATCCCGTTGAACTTGTATAATAACTACGCCGAAGTCCACAGCCCTTTTAACTATGCTCAGGGAACTTTGGTCATGTGGTCACACCGCAATACCTACAATGTAAGTAGCGGAATGATCCCCAGTACATATTTCGTCGATGGAAATAAAGTCGATATTTGCACTTCAGGCGGTTCTTATGGCCAAGCTGCAGCTTATGTCCTAGAGAATACCAATATTCTGGATGGTACCCCACCTAGCACCGTCGACCCTGACGACCCTGCACTGGTTACCCGCCAAACCCAGATGTACGAAGTTGTCGCCAATGTAACAAACCTTTCAAATGTCTACGATATCGGCATTGTCGGCAATGCCCAGGTTTGCAACGGTAGCGGTAGTTATAGAGATACTGGTGACTATCAGTATGACTCTTATTATACCTTTGATGCTTCAGCTCATCCGACCATCTCCTTACTACAGGCCGGAGTCAGAATTGATCGCGACCTTGATGATGAGAATGATATTGCTCTAAGTGATTTCATTGATTTTATCCAGTCCTCTAGTGGTCGGGCAATTATTTCCAACTACTGCTATGCCCTGCCGCCGCAAGAAGAATAA
- a CDS encoding ShlB/FhaC/HecB family hemolysin secretion/activation protein, protein MNRPTFKGTACGAVAWLFFCAILLPGSVAAAPATPSYDAGSAVQEARPPQQSPVEKPQEVPEIPELKVEPFTLPDGETIFIRDFRFAGVAETELAAVRELVAPYRDRELTLSEIYAAAGKITAYYRNKGFLVARAYVPKQDASAGVLLIQMVVGRYGKITLQNNSRSRDQVIAGIFDNAMPAGEPVARDDLERAMLLTSDLPGVGMPKIAISRGEQAGTTDFAVAVDPTSRVEGYLLADNYGSRYTGKERLSAGLQANELLGIGDQLALNGRTSKASGLQNGQLDYLFPLGYRGLRLDLGIGRTTYELGSLYRDLDAKGTADTFRVGLSYPWQRSSSETLTLSFDIAARRLRDEMLGEVISKKHSYVATLGVSRLKYGTLFGLRSVSSLTGGFSYGDLSFPDDDQEAANKAGADTAGRFAKLTLGFREQLQLSQKLTLSARLQGQKALGNKNLDGSEQFTLSGPEGVRSYYTGLMGDTGYLAVAEVKYALPPVLQVNNSVGLFTDFGRTYLEDGDFTDSPHSYRLSDVGVAYYVNYEYSQGRYLIGTLQAVWAYGPDQDTGNDDSNSRILGQVGITF, encoded by the coding sequence ATGAATAGACCTACATTCAAGGGCACCGCTTGCGGGGCGGTCGCCTGGTTGTTTTTTTGTGCCATATTGCTGCCCGGTTCGGTTGCAGCCGCACCCGCAACTCCCAGTTACGATGCTGGTAGCGCCGTACAGGAGGCCAGACCACCACAGCAATCACCGGTTGAAAAGCCGCAGGAGGTGCCGGAAATACCGGAATTGAAAGTTGAACCTTTTACCCTGCCGGACGGAGAAACTATTTTTATCCGCGATTTCCGGTTTGCAGGCGTTGCAGAGACTGAGCTTGCAGCGGTCCGGGAATTGGTTGCTCCCTATCGCGACCGGGAACTGACCCTGTCCGAGATCTACGCCGCAGCCGGCAAGATCACCGCCTATTACCGCAATAAAGGTTTCCTGGTGGCGCGGGCCTACGTACCCAAACAGGACGCCAGCGCAGGTGTGTTGCTGATCCAGATGGTGGTCGGCCGGTATGGCAAAATCACGTTGCAGAACAATTCCCGGAGCCGGGACCAGGTCATTGCCGGGATTTTTGACAACGCGATGCCGGCAGGAGAACCGGTGGCACGGGACGACCTGGAACGGGCCATGCTGCTGACCAGTGATCTGCCGGGGGTCGGGATGCCAAAGATTGCCATCAGTCGTGGCGAACAAGCGGGAACCACTGACTTTGCCGTGGCTGTGGACCCGACTTCGCGGGTGGAAGGGTATCTGCTGGCCGACAACTATGGTTCACGCTACACCGGGAAAGAGCGATTATCGGCCGGCCTGCAGGCTAACGAATTATTGGGCATTGGCGATCAGCTGGCGTTGAACGGCCGCACCAGTAAGGCCAGCGGCTTGCAAAACGGCCAATTGGATTATCTGTTTCCTCTCGGCTACAGGGGGCTGCGCCTGGATCTGGGGATTGGGCGGACCACCTATGAGTTGGGCAGTCTCTATCGGGACCTTGACGCCAAAGGGACCGCCGATACCTTTCGAGTGGGACTCAGTTATCCCTGGCAGCGCAGCAGCAGCGAAACCCTGACTTTGTCCTTTGACATAGCAGCGCGGCGATTGCGGGATGAGATGCTTGGCGAGGTTATCAGTAAAAAACATTCTTATGTCGCGACGTTGGGCGTCTCAAGGTTGAAATACGGAACCCTGTTCGGGCTCAGGTCCGTATCGTCGTTGACAGGCGGCTTCAGCTACGGTGATTTGAGCTTTCCGGATGATGACCAGGAAGCAGCTAACAAAGCCGGAGCGGATACCGCCGGACGTTTTGCCAAGTTGACCCTGGGCTTTCGGGAGCAGCTGCAACTGAGCCAGAAGCTGACTTTAAGCGCCAGACTTCAGGGGCAAAAAGCCCTCGGCAATAAAAACCTTGATGGCAGCGAACAGTTCACTTTGTCCGGCCCGGAAGGGGTTCGCAGCTATTATACGGGACTGATGGGGGATACCGGTTACCTGGCAGTTGCCGAGGTCAAATATGCGTTGCCGCCCGTGTTGCAAGTGAACAACAGCGTTGGGTTGTTCACCGATTTTGGGCGTACTTATCTGGAAGATGGCGATTTTACCGACAGTCCACACAGTTATCGGTTGAGTGATGTGGGAGTTGCTTACTATGTCAATTACGAATACAGCCAGGGGCGTTATCTGATCGGGACATTGCAGGCGGTCTGGGCCTATGGGCCTGATCAGGATACCGGGAATGATGATTCCAACTCGCGGATTCTCGGCCAGGTCGGGATCACGTTTTGA
- a CDS encoding acetyl-CoA hydrolase/transferase C-terminal domain-containing protein — protein MSEYGTLEDRVRRKSLLSKVRSAEDCIQFFNPGQNLLWSGFTPAGYPKAVPIALADYVEANNLQGKWKFNLFIGASVGAETEDRWATLDMIDRRWPYQTGKNIAKGINAGRIRMGDKHLGHFAQDAGYGFYTENGRYDIGIVEVSAITEECGLALTTSCGIVAEALHLCDKIIIEVNTGQPSFEGMHDIHMQQKPPHRAPFLITQANSRIGSPYVPCDPEKIIAVVESKNRDKGRAFAEMDDTSEAIAGHIMEFFAHEVKRGRLPEHLLPLQSGVGSIANAVVGGLAKGPFTNLSVYTEVLQDTMLDFFDGGNLKFASACSLSLSENPGFPRFFDNWEKYFDKITLRPLSISNAPEPIRRLGVIAMNTPVEFDIYAHANSTLVGGTRMINGLGGSGDYLRNGYLKIMHSPSTRPSKTDPLGITCVVPKAPHIDHTEHDLDVLVTEQGLADLRGVAPKERAKLIIEKCAHPEYKPILNEYLEMATKECLAKGIGHEPQLFDRAFKMQLNLAQNGTMRIKDWDIKVDLCDK, from the coding sequence ATGTCGGAATACGGAACACTTGAGGACCGCGTACGTCGCAAGTCGCTGCTCAGTAAAGTCAGGTCGGCAGAAGACTGCATCCAATTCTTCAACCCTGGGCAGAACCTGCTCTGGTCTGGCTTCACCCCCGCCGGATACCCCAAAGCCGTGCCTATTGCCCTGGCCGACTATGTTGAGGCCAACAATCTGCAGGGGAAATGGAAGTTCAACCTGTTCATCGGCGCCTCGGTCGGTGCAGAGACCGAAGACCGCTGGGCGACCCTCGATATGATTGACCGCCGCTGGCCTTACCAGACCGGCAAAAATATCGCCAAGGGGATTAACGCGGGCCGCATTCGGATGGGCGACAAACACCTTGGCCACTTTGCCCAGGACGCCGGCTACGGCTTCTACACCGAGAACGGTCGCTATGACATTGGCATTGTCGAAGTTTCTGCCATCACCGAAGAGTGCGGACTGGCCTTGACCACCTCCTGCGGCATCGTTGCCGAAGCCCTGCACCTGTGCGACAAAATCATTATCGAAGTTAACACCGGACAGCCCTCCTTTGAAGGAATGCACGACATTCATATGCAGCAGAAGCCGCCGCATCGGGCTCCGTTCCTGATCACCCAGGCCAACAGCCGCATCGGTTCCCCGTATGTCCCCTGCGATCCGGAAAAAATCATTGCCGTGGTCGAGTCGAAAAACCGCGACAAAGGCCGCGCCTTTGCCGAGATGGACGACACCTCCGAAGCCATCGCCGGGCACATCATGGAATTTTTTGCCCATGAAGTGAAAAGAGGCCGGCTGCCCGAGCACCTGCTGCCGTTGCAGTCCGGCGTCGGTTCCATCGCCAACGCCGTCGTTGGTGGCCTGGCCAAGGGGCCATTCACCAACCTTTCGGTGTATACCGAAGTGCTGCAGGACACCATGCTCGACTTCTTTGACGGCGGCAACCTGAAATTCGCTTCCGCCTGCTCGCTCTCGTTGTCGGAAAACCCCGGCTTCCCGCGCTTCTTCGACAACTGGGAAAAATATTTCGACAAGATCACCTTGCGGCCGCTGTCGATCTCCAATGCGCCCGAGCCGATCCGCCGCCTTGGTGTCATCGCCATGAACACCCCGGTCGAGTTCGATATTTATGCCCACGCCAACTCCACCCTGGTCGGCGGCACGCGGATGATCAACGGGTTGGGCGGTTCCGGCGATTACCTGCGCAACGGCTACCTCAAGATCATGCACAGCCCATCAACCCGGCCGAGCAAAACCGACCCCCTGGGCATCACCTGCGTGGTTCCGAAAGCCCCGCACATCGATCACACCGAGCACGACCTCGACGTGCTGGTCACCGAGCAAGGCCTGGCCGATCTGCGCGGCGTCGCCCCGAAAGAGCGGGCCAAGCTGATCATCGAAAAATGCGCCCACCCGGAGTACAAACCGATCCTCAACGAATACCTGGAAATGGCCACCAAGGAGTGCCTGGCCAAAGGGATCGGTCATGAGCCGCAGCTGTTCGACCGCGCTTTCAAGATGCAACTCAACCTGGCACAGAACGGCACCATGCGGATCAAGGACTGGGACATCAAAGTCGATCTGTGTGACAAATAA
- a CDS encoding energy transducer TonB — protein sequence MKRRFKLWQGLLVSLAIHAALIVPLAQGISLSRPVQSRQLVMNLEGMLSHRQVEQQQVKPVVAPPPPPQTVPEPPPEDLPKPEPPKLKPKPKPEPQVEQPPPKPKVVKRPQPSKETIVRQEEPPEPQQHVAPAAPQPVPVAVSAGQQGLEQRIQEALRRQREDALKAQFQRYLQSLRSQLQRNLVYPATAKLSGMQGITVIGFTVTSAGEIRSNSLRVIKSSGFPELDQNALATARFSAPFDQPPREIKVSIAVSFEVSI from the coding sequence ATGAAGCGGCGTTTTAAACTATGGCAGGGGCTTCTGGTATCGCTGGCGATTCATGCGGCTCTGATTGTCCCGTTGGCGCAGGGCATTTCGTTGTCCCGACCGGTACAATCGCGGCAGCTGGTCATGAATCTGGAGGGGATGCTCAGTCACCGGCAGGTGGAACAGCAGCAAGTGAAACCAGTGGTGGCACCTCCGCCTCCGCCCCAAACGGTGCCGGAGCCACCTCCGGAAGATCTGCCCAAACCAGAACCACCGAAACTCAAACCTAAGCCTAAACCTGAACCACAGGTGGAACAACCGCCGCCTAAGCCAAAAGTGGTGAAACGGCCACAGCCGTCCAAGGAGACCATTGTTCGTCAGGAGGAACCGCCAGAGCCGCAGCAGCACGTCGCCCCGGCGGCTCCGCAACCGGTCCCTGTCGCGGTGAGCGCCGGGCAGCAAGGTTTGGAGCAACGGATTCAAGAGGCTTTGCGCCGGCAGCGGGAAGACGCTCTGAAAGCGCAGTTTCAGAGGTATTTGCAAAGTCTGCGCAGCCAGTTGCAGCGCAATCTGGTTTATCCTGCCACGGCCAAACTGTCCGGGATGCAGGGGATCACGGTGATCGGCTTTACCGTGACCAGCGCAGGTGAAATTCGCAGTAATTCATTGCGGGTGATTAAGTCGAGCGGGTTCCCTGAGCTGGATCAAAACGCCTTGGCAACGGCGCGATTCAGCGCACCGTTTGATCAGCCGCCACGGGAGATCAAGGTCTCGATAGCGGTATCTTTTGAAGTGAGTATTTGA
- a CDS encoding molybdate ABC transporter substrate-binding protein, whose translation MKHLIICFLAVVLAIPAQAETLRTAAGAGYKKVVEQWAHLYEKQTGDKVERIYGNMGQVTAQVKQGGGICLVIGEKSYLSSHGLPIVSFRSIGQGRPALVTRKGLTLSRVDDLNNAEFKRIVAPDYEKAIYGRAAHQILDHDNYRHLLDKTMAVGTVPRSGGYAISGEVDAAFINMTFALANQDKFGSLVELTEGFQPIEIVVGTLSGCEEKPEVKQFVGLLQSDAMQANKLAAGL comes from the coding sequence ATGAAGCATCTGATCATTTGTTTTCTGGCGGTTGTTTTAGCCATCCCCGCTCAAGCTGAAACGCTGCGGACAGCGGCCGGAGCAGGCTACAAAAAGGTCGTGGAGCAGTGGGCGCATCTGTATGAGAAGCAGACCGGAGACAAGGTCGAACGTATTTACGGAAACATGGGGCAAGTCACCGCCCAAGTCAAACAGGGGGGAGGAATCTGCCTGGTCATTGGTGAAAAGTCCTACCTGTCGAGCCATGGGCTGCCGATTGTTTCTTTTCGTTCTATCGGCCAGGGCCGTCCGGCGCTGGTCACCCGTAAAGGCCTGACTCTAAGCCGAGTCGATGACCTGAACAACGCCGAGTTCAAGCGTATTGTTGCTCCTGACTATGAAAAAGCCATCTATGGCCGTGCCGCCCATCAAATTCTCGACCATGACAACTACCGCCACCTCCTCGACAAAACAATGGCGGTCGGTACGGTACCGCGAAGCGGTGGATATGCCATCAGCGGTGAAGTTGATGCCGCTTTTATCAACATGACTTTCGCTTTGGCCAACCAGGACAAGTTTGGCTCGCTGGTTGAGCTGACCGAAGGCTTTCAGCCGATTGAGATCGTTGTCGGGACTCTGTCCGGTTGTGAAGAGAAACCCGAGGTCAAGCAATTTGTCGGGCTGTTGCAGAGCGACGCCATGCAGGCGAACAAGCTTGCCGCAGGTTTATGA